The genomic DNA CTGACACTTTTCCCGCTACCTTTGCTCCACTCCATCCTGCTACGCCCTGACATACCGACAACATCCGATACGCCGTCCTTCCATCAGGTaagtgttttcttttaattgtaTTATATTCCAAAACAATACTTAATTACTTTTATACTCCTCCCCCGGCACAGGTGCTAAAGATACTGAAACAACAAATCGACGCCGAACTCCCGGACACGGACGAATCGCTCGAGATCGTCGATATGGCCCGCTCGTTTCTGGTCGATCGCGAGTTCCGGCTCGTTAATATGCGCAAAAACGCAATCGAATCGGCTGCCAGCGGTAAGCTGCTGAACGGTGGCGGTTCCTCGATGACCTCGAGCCTGTCGCAAACGACACCGATGCAGCTGACGCCCAGCTCATCGTACGATcccttcaaacggcaggatgGCAAACGCAAGAGCATCAGCAACTCGTTTTCCAACATCTTCCGGCGGCCTGGGTCTGTGGGTAAGTCATCTATAAAAAACTCCGGAGGGTCTTGTTCTGTTCACGGGAGAGAAAGCCCTACACACCTAcacccccaaaacaaaaaaacctattCTTCATAAGTCTCTTTCTCGATCGAGCCATCTTCCCTTTTCGCGTACACACCATGTGGAACTCACTCACCGATGCTTTCCATTTCACAGCTCATTTagcgttcttcttcttctgctgctgctactactactgctgctgcgcgTGCTTCGATCGGGAACTGTTTCTGATCACGGCAcatctcactctctttctttctttcttttcttctcttgcttgttctgttttttgctttctttttggcTTTTCATTGCCGctcattttgtatttttcgCGTTTATCCATTTGTCTTTTTTATTGTGTCATTAAATTCTTTTACGGATAAGCGGTTTGGTATTATTTTGAGCGTTTTGTTAAAAGCTTatctttatttaaattttattttcacttcacttttcgttttttggtaTTTCATTATGAATTTCTTTGGTTTCAtctttgtagtttttttctttaaacattcatttcattgactcgctctctctctctctctctctctcgctctttctcttaTTCACCATCTCACGTACGCGATTGCGTTGTCACTTGGCTTACTAATGTATGTTCGTCACTAAATTCACGATGCTTCGCGTTTTGCTGCACTCTTCCCAACGCGTCGGAGCTCTGCATCCTACAGCGGACCTTGTGTCCATGTATCTAAACACAgcgcaaaagcaaaagcgcCCCACACGATTAACTTGGCCCTGTTGCGTACTTCACCAGTTCCTCCACAAAACTATCGTACAAAAAAACTGGCACACTCTTCCTTCGGCTTCCTTCGCTGACAGATTTGCTGGCAGAAGAGCGCATAACTTTTAGCttcgataaaataaaactaacgCCTTACTTAACGTCCTCTACCCGCCGTTTGCGTTGGGGAATGCTATGGGAGAAACGTAGTTGTAGTAGAGCAAAAGGACCCGACATCAGCACCGCCATCGAAACACATACACCTTCCGGCCTCCATGTTTCGGTCGATCGATTTAAGATTATAATTATGCCCTCATATCAATATCTCATCTTGTTTCTCCTCATTCAGCTTCATCGGGTTTAGCACAGATAGTTGAATTTTTTACCGGTAAATATTCATGCCCTATTATTTGTTATCTGTTCTGCTCCCTCTTCCTCCGCTCCCATTCCTTTGTTTGCTAGTTTTTTTCCTCACGCACTTAAGTATGTGCtcccagttttttgttttataaacttGTTCCTACTATAGTCGTACTGCTTACATTGCTATGACTGGCCTATAGTTGCATGTGTACAAACTAGTGATGGGCGCTCGGAATCAAAATTACCCGGTTCCGATTTCGGATGCAATTCCGGATCCGAttccgaataaaaaaaagtcggAGCGCtctggaatcgattccgaacaTACCATCATTTTGCCCATCACTAGTGCagattttgaatttaatttgcatttttgttgttttcttaaaATGTTAGCCCTTTTCCCGTGTTTGCTCTTGCATGATACAATATCCTTGTCCCACAAAGAAAATATCTTTATGAAAGGTGTTTCATACTCTAATTTGTGATATCTTTTTGAATATAACAATTTATAATCAAGTGCACATTAAATGTGATTATACTTCATCAATTTTCGAAAATGTGCTGTTtttattatacaaaaaaacggtaaaagactcgagaaggccccaccctcctgacaaaatttgtaaggcactgtaggatttacgcctgaatgtatgcaatccgcagtacacgttgcgaaagctacacagtgtgctttcagcgtggtttaataaaaaaatggtttaataaagacgaatgaaatatttcttaTTATTCGATTGAAACCTCCTCCCTCTATGTTGACCATTTACACTGGCTTACAGGAGCtatgtaataatttttggtcaggctaggagtgaccaatcaggttatacaacatacacggtgttcccggactgtaacggaacattggttcgatggatacttgttaacgggcatagatattcagaaaaggaagaaaaataagaataatcacatttcaaatcacttcttactatgtatattatcatgctctactcgctgtccagtaacagtatttaggaacaatgcacaatgggctaaagtctgaatataTGACccctcacttttcgctactgagttagttaccttaaatttaggtaaaagttaagcaaaaatgtgagaaatcgttgtaataattatttataataattaaaaataataagtaaataataaataaataatactcACAGTAAAAAGTCTAaaaaatatacccttttgggtaactcagttgcaaaaatgagggTCCGTGAGAGGGTGTGAGGGGGCCAGACTTTAGccgcacaatgtttatatgaaacgagttatgaccatgcaaaaatcccactgtgcaacaaaaatgacagaccacagtgctgcacacaaaagattctagggggggccttctcgagtcttttatcaaaaaaaaattaaaaatctagATCAAGCTCGTAGTAAATAACTTCCAGTTGATCCCACCAAAACTCGGGTTCCTTCAAGAATATTGTAGGAAGTGATCTCGTGGGTTTTATGGGGGATCAGGTAATGAAATATTTACATAGGTCACCTATATCAGAAAACAAACTAGCAAAGCGTCTCAAATTATGTTGATAACCTAATAAAAAGAGGAACCTTTGTCCCATAAATCCCATTTCCTCCCGAAATCCCAACGCTCCTTTCTCCtttattattcatttattgCTCGGTCCGGTTCCCATATTTAGTAACAAATTGCATCCCAGCCAGGGGGAcacatttttgtttgcatcagGATGTGTGTCTTTTTGTAGTGGGTACCAAATAAGCCATTGGTTCGTTGCATCATAAGAACACTAattctgtgtgcgtgtgtgtgtgtgtgtgtgtgtgtcatagGATAATGTAGACATGTTGCATGTTGTTATGTCCCACCCCTCAAACAACAACCGTAACCAACCGTATCAGCATGATGCGTGTACTAATACCTTCCCTCTTCTTAGTAATTTGATGCTCCCATTTACTATATCTCGTGTTTAAACTCCCTCTTATATTATGCTACTATGCTTTAAATGAGTTGTTGTGCTCTGTCTGTCCTTTCTTTACTTTTCCGAAACGGAACAATCGTTCCCAAATGATTGCAACACGCTTTAATCATGTTTTGTAACCATTTTCCCCACACGCTCCGTACCTCAGGATCGAGCAATAATGGGTTAAACCACTCACCGAACGGTCGGCAACCGCAAGCGTTTACACCCGCATCGATGCACGGTACCAGTACGGGGCAATCGAGCCCGGTAACACCCCCAAGCGGTCTGCTGCTGGGGGGTAGCTCAAGGCGTGAATCGCGTGAAGCAGAAACACAGTTCATGTCGAGCGACACGACGCCTTCCGCTGCCGGTACGCTGATGGGTCATCAGCATCCGTCCAATGGGCTGGTGGGACAGGCTGCCGGTCCGGATCCAACCAGTCTGGAGCACGGGCTGATCGCCAACTACAGTGTGGGTAATGAGCGCCAGCTTAACCTTGCCATCGGGGCCGTACTGCTGGACGAGTGGTGCCGTGAACTGTCCGCCGTAACGCAGGAACAGTGCATCATGATGCTGTCGGAGCaggtgcagcaacagcagccggtGACGAGAGCGGCTACTAGCTAAAAACAACCACAAAACGACCGCCGGGAAACCCGCTTTAAGTAACtgtttaacacacacacacaccccgttAACGAGAAAAGCTTGTGATTTAATTAGGTAACATCGAGTGGACGCAATATAAAGGGTTATTATAGAGGCAAAGTACGGCCGTACGGAATAGAATGCGCGCGTATGTCCTGGCCCTCATTGTTGATATCGTTTGTAAAACAATCGAGTTggggaaaacgaaaaccagggttataatattttaaatttagcgAACCATTAATTTAACAAAACCGTCGAAACATCGAACctattcttttttattttaaattgtgaGCATCTTTTAAAAAAACCATGTAAAACACTCTCCTACCCCCCAAATTTTGGTAAGCCGTACTGGAACTGTTTAGAGtagagtgtttgtgtttttggtaAAATTTTACGAACAATTGACtcaaatcgaaatcgaaacgaCCGTATCGTTTGTACTATATATACATCGATGTATTGAACATAATGCACTAACCTTAACACTCCTACTAATCGTACGAACAAGCAAACAAGGCCAAACAATTACAACAAAATACAACCTGTAGTTACTCTTTACACCACTATGGTAGCGACGCGTATACTGTAACTGTTAGTTAATACAAGAGAAAACACAACCTCcaaatacaaaaaagaagCCGATCGGATGAGCTCTTTATGATCGGGGCAGTGATTTGTGAAGTAATTTTGTAAGAACGATATTAAAGCCCGCAGTAATGCCCCACCAATCCCCGGGCTAGCGCGAGCTGTAATCCCCCCCTCTCTGTACATACAGGAATGTTATTACAATTATTTATCGTTGTTGGTTCGTTCTGTGCGTCGGTGGCGCCAGAAATGGACGTCTTTATTTTGTGAGAAAAATTCTATCGTAGCGAGTTAActatttgttttccctttttctttccctatCCGCTGCTGTACGAAATGTTCAATTTGGTATAATGGTTGATTAAATGTAAAACAACGTGAAAGGAAGATATACATACAGCATGgagaaaaatcttttttttatttagttgaAGGAACATCCGAAGAACAATTAAATTACTTGGTAAAAACTGAAAGCTGTCTAATACGGGGTAGAGTTCATGTCCTGTTCatgtcttggcctgctgcaaccgATCCTCGATACTGCTCACGGTCTAGCATCGTCTTCTACCGATCCATTATCACGGcctttctggcggacgcatcaacgccatcaaacaatctcaatttgggcctcaGGCAATGGCCTGTCCATggtgggtcgtccggtgtcaatctcatgacatgaccaggcCACCAGAGCCTGGCGGGTCTAAtacgctgcacgatggtgagatcatcgtacagctcgtagagctcgtcattgtagcggctcgtTCATTGTACTTTCACACATAAGGGGCCAAAAACCCTTCCGAGcttcttcctctcgaacgtggCTAATAGGGTAACAGAGTTcgtgtctcagaggcgtatgtgagtactgggactataaatgctctgtacagtcccagcttcgtccgtcgcgacaggtatttagagtgaagaagtttcctcaggctctAGTATGTCCGGTTGGCAGCCTGCTGCCCTCGCGAGTTACTCAACATCAAtattgttgtcggtgctgacttttgaccccagataggtgaagttttggacgacttcgaaggtgcggacgcctatctgtacatcaccccggcgtaaatcagtgtttgttagcagggccgctggtggtgcgatcatctttttggttttcgcctcgttaatctccaacccgagcttctgctacataggagagcctcaaaccaatgatgtctatgtcatcagcgtatgccaggatctggattgacttatagaagatggtccccgaagtttccacctccgagtcgcggatggctttctctagcgccagattgaagaggagacaggcaagcccatctccctggcgcaggccctcgGTGGTAGCAAAGGACCCTGAgacttttccatccaccttcacctggcatgtgatgttggccattgtcattcttacaagcctggtaagcttggccgggattccaaaagagctcattgcgttgTACAGCTTTAACCTTGGtaatgctgtcatatgcggctttaaaatcaatgaagagatggtagtaggggagctgctgctccgccatcttctccaagctttgccgcatcgtgaagatctggtcagtggttgattttccatttcggaATTCCATTCTGGTAGTTTccaactatctcttcaacgaatgggagaagtcgatcttgtagtattagggagaagatcttgcAGGCAGAATTCAATACCGTCCTAATGTCCTAATTATACTTCTTGAAATAGTTCAGAAACGATTTTGAATCAAAAAGTCAACCACACTCTAGATTTTAAACATACGATAGACCTTAGCGAAAAAGGTAGCACAATAACCCCAATCGTGCTTCTTAGAAATTAGTGTCGTCAGGATTGTATGGACAAAGTTGGTTAGAATGAAGACGACCAGCATATCATGGTGGTTGAAGAACTCTCGAGTTAAACGATTAAGAGATCCACTACTAAGAGCTGGAAGCTTCAGAGATCGTCTTCTAGAAGTAAATCCGTATCCTGACATACTCAGATGATATAGACATTGCGTTAGGAGGAATGACGCGACAAAAGAAGATCTTAAAATTGACCCTTTAAAGAGCAATAGGAATTTTGTACAAAGCTATTGATTGTTAGCCCTAAGGAACTTCATAGCGTTAATATACGAATAATATACATCGGAATATACGTAATATACGAATTATTTGTACttcatggagacgcccagtacttgCAGCGTATCATACAATCTCATTTGGCTTGATCTGTTACCTTAGAAGACCATCAAGGAAGTACGCCAGATGCCTTCTTATCCTTCTGCTTACGCCAACGAAGTTCTTCACAAATTGGGGGCTAACCTGGAATTTTCTGGTACGGTATGATTTCAATCCAGCATCAGGATACCTGCAGCGCCGTGCAGCAGATAAGCTCAGCTTGTAGAATGTTTACTTCGCTttcgcactacaacctcgagaggtctaggcctgccatttttgacttCCTGGCAtgagaaatggcaggcatgatctaagaagtcgttagaccaagagagagagagagagagattcgaACCTGTGACCATAAGCCTCAATATAATAGCTCTTTATCCTTCAAATTCGAATACGAGATTCGAGATTCCAAAGTAGGATTTATCTCATGAAGAAGCTAGTCATCCACGCTCTTCGTTCTTTAGAGAGGACATGCCGCTACTAGGCTTCCGGAATGGACAACCCCCCTATCAAAATCATTAACCCTGCAACTTCGTCGAGCAACGTATTACACCCTTCACTTTACCATCTTTCTCACGTGAATCAATGATAGGCCAACTCCATTCGCTGGGCGTTAGGTTTTAGATATTGGTTTCTTGTATTTTCGCCTTCtcatcttttctttttcgtgaGTCTGTGTTCACTCCACACGCCCTCCTGCACATACACAACACAATACACACGAAACGTTGTACCAAACAGACCGGAAACCGAAACATGCCGCCGGGGGCCCTGGGCGAAAGGATCTCGAGATGGAATTGGTGGTGAAGCTTGTTCCGGACGGCGTAACGTCACTGAATGTACGATCCTTccgcgcgcgcgtttgtgtgtgtgtgtgtgttaggatTGATCCTTAAGCCAATACTCTAAGCCCGCAGCAGGCACGCACCGCCGACCGCCTTGATGCGCTTCTCGGCCAGTTTGGAGAAGTATTTCGCCTTCACAATGATGGGCATCTTGGGCGGCATACCGGAACCGAGCAGCTTGAAGTAACCCTGCAATTGCAGCCAAGAGTGTCGCGATGATTAGCGATGGTGCGAAGGGGCGTATGAGATATGTAGTGTTTCagttccgatttttttttatcagcaATAGCATGTATCAACAGGATTGTTTGCATTATAATTTGTACACACATGCATTCTGTCCGCTCGTCGCTAGAGCTATCATCATGTagaagtaaacaaaaacggaaGGAAACCACCACACGGTACACGAATACTTACGAACTGGACCAGATCGACGACCGGGACCTTCTCGGGGTTCTTCTTCGCTTCCTCGCGGATCTTTTCTGGCACCAGGCTCCACAGATGCGACAGGTTAATGGTCGGGCAGAACTTGTGGTTGCGGTTCAGGTGGAAGTTTCGCATACCGACCTTGCCGAAGTATCCCGGATGGTATTTGTCGAAGTTGATACGGTGATGGTGCATACCACCAGCGTTACCGCGACCACCAGGATGCTTACGGTGCTTGCCTAAAAGGAGGTGTGAGAAGCAAAAGACAACCGGTCAGTATTTGGAGTCcacaatacaaaacaaaaacctaaaTGCTTACCAATACGACCATGACCGTGGCTGACGTGACCACGCAGCTTCCTGGTCTTCCTGCGTACCTTAAGGCTCTGCAAAGATAGATTATACACGCGTCGGATTAGCCGCGAATTGCAAGCCACTCTTTCATCGCCCTTCCCACTAGACCATCCACATGTCAACAAACGACGACGCACTCCCTTCGGGCCGTCATACGCGGTTCTGTGACCTCCACAATTCCATCTTTTCACACCCGGTTCAGCTCATAGCAGCAggattgttttccatttcgctATCACCAGAACTCATTAAGCGGATAGGACACCAAACTGCTACTGCCACAGCCAACGACGGATCGCGGCTTGCACACCACGGTGCTAGCCCTCCTCCCGCTGGCTAGCGATGCATTCCCCATGCCATGACCTGTTTGCCCCGACATCCGCTTTTCACTCGATGCACCGAAGGAAGTGGCCGCTGTTGACAAAGTATTTTCACCCGACACTTACGACCATTGTGTACGAAAATCCAAAAACTTGGCGCTGTTACCACAAAATGTGTCGACAGCAGGTAGAGTTTGccggaaaaagaaagagacgGTCGGTGTGTTTGACGTTTACGTTGTGTGACGTTCCAGCGGAAGCCGAAGTGACAGGCGGGCACAGTTTTGACATTTGACAGCAGGCGGACGGTGTGCCTGCCGACGGGCAAACGCTTCTGGAGAAAATAAGCATAAAACTGCAAtaattattgatttatttattttcactttGAGTTGTTGGAAATTATGCTGGTAAATTCACACCAAACAATCCATTAAGTGAATTGTATACTCTGATGAGGCACAGTTCAGCTTTTTACAGAgcaaatacaaaataaatatgCAAAATGACCGATttagataaagaaaaaaagtcgACGACTATATccaacaagctgctgtcctaGTTTTACAGCACAGTTCATTGCTGATTAGCTCTGTAAGCTGGTGTGGTAGCGATACTGCACTGGTAAGGTGTGGATCCGTAGCCTCTGGAAGGTTAACAAAGACTTTCCACACCCCGCTTCGACTCAATACATCCCCGGTGTACAGAACGGTTACTTggcttatcaggcgctacaaccgcttggcggtcttggcctgctgcaacaatcgtcgataccgctcacggtttagcgccgtcgtctgccaatccgttatcccggacgttctggcgaacgcatcaacgccatcactccagctcaatttgggcctaccacgcctcctctgtccgtgtggacggcctaaaaggactttacgggctgggtcgtctggtATCATtatcatgacgtgaccagcgcaccggagcctggcgagtctaattcgctgcacgatggtgagatcatcgtaaaGCTCGTAGAGcccgtcattgtagcggctcctccactGTCCTTCCGCATATTCAGAACTTACACATACAGAACGGTTACATATCTCTGCAAATATCTGAGCTTTGGGTATACGGGGAAACGCAACCTCTTGGGAAGAGGGGTGATATGGCTTAATTGAGCGGAGGTggagggcggtccggtggccgaggcgataccggcgctggtcttcacatggctggaccggggttcaaatcacatccagaccgcctccccgtacgtagggctgactacttcactacgggtaaaatcaagtcatagaaggccagaaatggcaggccaagacctcacgaggttgtagtgccaaggaagaagaaggatagcTAGCGTCTGTTATCCATGTTAAGGGCGGCCATCCGTCCATCCGTCTAGGAAGCGTGAGTCTCCGGAGAGACAGAGAGGATTAGGGGGTGATGCCTAGGCGAGCTAGTCCCAATACAAACACAACGaacagaaaccaaaaaaagctGTGTCATAATCACTTTCATACAACGAGATTAACTATACCCAAACTCTGTGGCCATATTCTTAATGTTCTGTGCCCGCGATTACTATGATCAGTGGAAGCCGTCCTCTGAAATCTGGTAGGCTCCTAAGATAAGAAGACTCGTGCAGGACGACTTCTCGCCTTATCCAAACTCGGCGCCGCAGTTTTGATGGCTTTTAAACCATGCTACTCGTAGCAAGGACTAACGACGATCCGGCGACGCGGTATAAATAGCAAATTATCACATGGACGAAATCACGATTTCCGTTGAACCGCTTTTGAAAACTCTCAGCTCCGGATGTGCGTTGACAGCTGTGCTGCATTTGAC from Anopheles stephensi strain Indian chromosome 2, UCI_ANSTEP_V1.0, whole genome shotgun sequence includes the following:
- the LOC118505932 gene encoding 60S ribosomal protein L27a, producing MVSLKVRRKTRKLRGHVSHGHGRIGKHRKHPGGRGNAGGMHHHRINFDKYHPGYFGKVGMRNFHLNRNHKFCPTINLSHLWSLVPEKIREEAKKNPEKVPVVDLVQFGYFKLLGSGMPPKMPIIVKAKYFSKLAEKRIKAVGGACLLRA